The uncultured Desulfuromonas sp. genome has a segment encoding these proteins:
- a CDS encoding alpha/beta hydrolase, with the protein MQANINNSNLFYSESGDPSKTSVVFIHGFPFSHAIWQEQIKALGDGFHCIAYDFRGMGDSSVGDGQYTLEGHVDDLIALLDFLQIDQTVIVGLSMGGYIALRALQRNPERFLAAVLCDTRSEADDDDGKIKRANAAQSVKQDGSAAFAEGFLPAVFSAASINNNVPGVGLIKEIISNNDPLAIAGNLIAMAARTDTTASLKDIAVPTLILVGEEDNLTTPDDARNMQSHIQGAQLHVVPEAAHLSNLENPEFFNARLLEFLFSLK; encoded by the coding sequence ATGCAAGCAAACATTAATAACTCGAATCTTTTTTATTCTGAAAGTGGCGATCCCTCTAAAACATCCGTCGTTTTTATCCACGGCTTTCCGTTTAGTCATGCCATCTGGCAGGAACAAATCAAGGCCTTGGGGGATGGTTTTCACTGCATTGCCTACGATTTCCGTGGCATGGGCGACAGCAGTGTCGGTGATGGCCAATACACCCTCGAAGGGCATGTTGATGATCTGATTGCGTTGCTGGATTTTCTGCAGATTGATCAGACTGTGATTGTCGGGCTGTCCATGGGCGGGTATATCGCTTTGCGCGCTTTACAACGCAACCCGGAACGTTTTCTGGCGGCGGTCTTGTGCGATACCCGCAGTGAAGCCGATGATGATGACGGCAAGATCAAGCGCGCCAACGCCGCTCAGTCTGTCAAACAGGATGGCTCAGCCGCTTTTGCCGAAGGCTTTCTGCCTGCCGTGTTCAGTGCCGCATCCATAAACAACAACGTGCCGGGCGTTGGCCTGATTAAAGAGATTATCAGCAACAATGACCCTCTGGCCATTGCCGGCAACCTGATTGCCATGGCCGCGCGTACCGATACCACGGCGTCATTGAAGGATATTGCCGTGCCGACACTGATTCTGGTGGGAGAAGAGGATAATCTGACGACGCCGGACGATGCCCGGAACATGCAGAGCCATATCCAAGGGGCACAGCTGCATGTGGTGCCTGAGGCCGCACATTTGAGCAACCTGGAAAACCCGGAGTTTTTCAACGCGCGTTTGTTGGAGTTCCTCTTCTCGCTCAAATAA
- a CDS encoding fumarate hydratase — MSEFKYQDPFPLGKDDTEYRLLTKEYVTTTEFDGQEVLKVDPEGLAFLSNQAFREVNFLLRPAHNDKVASILRDPEASANDRGVAMAMLQNAVVAAKFELPFCQDTGTATVLGKKGQGVWTGGNDAEMLSKGVYKTYTEENLRYSQNAPLNMYDEVNTKCNLPAQIDLLSTEGNEYKFLFVVKGGGSANKSYLYQETKATINKNTLVDWLVGKLKTLGTAACPPYHVAFCIGGTSAETCLKTAKLGSTGYYDNLPTEGNELGQSFRDVELEQELLKRAQETGIGAQFGGKYFAHDIRVIRSSRHGASCPIGLAVSCSADRNIKAKINKDGIWLEQMDSNPARLMPEGERGNRPEVVSIDLNRPMKEVLAELTQYPTKTQLSLNGTIIVGRDIAHARFREIIERGEELPQYLMDYPIYYAGPAKTPAGKPSGSFGPTTAARMDPYVDMLQSRGASMIMIAKGNRSQQVTDSCKKHGGFYLGSIGGPAAALAEYNIKSVECLDFEDLGMEAVWKIEVVDFPAFILVDDKGNDFFKELGI; from the coding sequence ATGTCAGAATTCAAGTACCAGGACCCGTTTCCGCTGGGCAAGGATGATACCGAGTATCGCCTGTTGACCAAGGAATATGTCACCACCACCGAATTTGATGGCCAGGAAGTTCTTAAAGTCGACCCCGAGGGTCTGGCGTTCCTGTCCAACCAGGCGTTCCGTGAAGTTAACTTCCTGCTGCGTCCTGCCCACAACGATAAAGTCGCGTCTATTCTTCGTGATCCCGAAGCGTCTGCCAATGACCGTGGCGTTGCCATGGCGATGCTGCAAAATGCCGTGGTCGCTGCCAAGTTTGAACTGCCGTTCTGCCAGGATACCGGCACGGCAACCGTCCTCGGCAAAAAGGGCCAGGGCGTGTGGACGGGTGGCAATGATGCGGAAATGCTCTCCAAAGGTGTCTACAAAACCTACACCGAAGAGAACCTGCGCTACTCGCAGAATGCTCCGCTCAATATGTACGATGAGGTCAACACCAAATGTAACCTGCCCGCCCAGATCGACCTGCTGTCGACTGAGGGCAATGAGTACAAATTCCTGTTTGTCGTCAAAGGCGGCGGGAGTGCGAACAAAAGCTACCTCTATCAGGAAACCAAAGCCACCATTAACAAGAACACCCTGGTGGACTGGCTGGTCGGAAAACTGAAAACCCTCGGCACCGCAGCCTGCCCTCCGTACCACGTCGCATTCTGCATCGGCGGCACCAGCGCCGAGACCTGCCTGAAAACCGCGAAACTGGGTTCCACGGGCTATTACGACAACCTGCCTACTGAAGGCAACGAGTTGGGTCAGTCTTTCCGTGATGTTGAGTTGGAGCAAGAACTGCTCAAGCGCGCTCAGGAAACCGGCATCGGTGCTCAATTCGGTGGTAAATACTTTGCTCACGATATCCGCGTCATCCGCTCCAGCCGCCATGGTGCTTCCTGCCCCATCGGCCTGGCGGTTTCCTGCTCCGCGGACCGTAATATCAAAGCGAAAATCAACAAAGACGGTATCTGGCTGGAGCAAATGGACAGTAATCCGGCACGCCTGATGCCTGAAGGTGAGCGCGGCAACCGTCCGGAAGTGGTAAGCATTGACCTCAACCGCCCGATGAAAGAAGTTCTGGCCGAGTTGACCCAGTACCCGACCAAGACACAACTCTCTCTCAACGGCACTATCATCGTTGGTCGCGATATTGCTCACGCCCGTTTCCGTGAAATCATTGAGCGTGGTGAGGAACTGCCGCAATACCTCATGGACTACCCGATCTACTATGCGGGCCCGGCCAAAACACCGGCCGGCAAGCCGTCCGGTTCCTTCGGTCCGACCACGGCCGCACGTATGGACCCCTATGTCGATATGCTGCAGTCCCGCGGCGCGTCCATGATCATGATCGCCAAAGGTAACCGCTCCCAGCAGGTGACGGATTCCTGTAAGAAACATGGCGGTTTCTACCTCGGTTCCATCGGTGGCCCGGCTGCCGCTCTGGCCGAGTACAACATCAAGAGCGTTGAATGCCTCGACTTTGAAGATCTGGGCATGGAAGCGGTCTGGAAAATTGAAGTTGTTGATTTCCCTGCCTTCATCCTGGTGGATGACAAAGGCAACGACTTCTTTAAAGAGCTGGGGATCTAA
- a CDS encoding GGDEF domain-containing protein — protein sequence MPSLHRLEDPSTQPTLQHTLDSEQGSFATWLDNIITHRRLTPWFQPIVDLADGRIIGYEALVRGPSNSPLHSPANLFNAAIHCDRLTELEMLCRDVNIEFFSRLKLAGKLFLNVSPKALLEPNFPHGFTRQTLAHYGMDPTNVVIELTENFPILDIETIRSALYHYRQEGFKVALDDLGSAYAGLRLWSELKPDLVKFDKYFIQSINRDKHKKQLIQSLQEIAKCVDCRTIAEGIETLEEYYVVQALGVTYGQGYYFSRPSPSPPHQLPSNIVLNHETNQQNHFKWRTESVSGLIKTVPTTCSSTTLNTVGDLFENMPELLALPVVDEGRPVGMLHRHEVMNILASRYGRDLRGNNPIREFMNISPLCIEKDVPIEKLSEIITKDDSKYQGNYFIITDNNSYLGVGMVTDLLKRITELQIRNARYANPLTLLPGNVPINEHVEHLLENYLPFTACYFDLDNFKPFNDLYGYSRGDMVIRLLGTILQSACNPQCDFIGHIGGDDFMIIFRSSDWKQRCKMILARFEEEVIDLFDEEHRQQGGITSTDRTGQTTFYAITSVSIGATTFSGDTDHCCSQHEIALLASEAKKIAKKTPGNSLFINRRRCSCGS from the coding sequence ATGCCATCATTACACCGCCTTGAAGATCCGTCTACGCAACCCACCCTACAGCATACTCTCGACTCAGAGCAGGGTTCTTTTGCCACCTGGCTTGACAACATCATCACCCATCGTCGGTTGACCCCCTGGTTTCAACCCATTGTTGATCTGGCCGACGGAAGAATTATCGGCTATGAAGCGTTGGTGCGCGGTCCATCCAACTCCCCCCTGCACTCTCCGGCAAATCTGTTTAATGCCGCGATCCACTGCGATCGACTTACTGAACTGGAGATGTTGTGCCGTGACGTCAACATCGAATTCTTCTCCCGGTTAAAACTGGCGGGAAAACTGTTTCTCAATGTCAGTCCAAAAGCGTTGCTGGAACCCAACTTTCCTCATGGGTTCACCCGGCAAACCTTGGCTCACTACGGCATGGATCCGACAAATGTTGTGATTGAACTGACAGAGAATTTTCCGATTCTCGATATCGAAACGATTCGCAGCGCCCTCTATCATTACCGCCAGGAAGGGTTTAAGGTGGCGCTGGATGATCTGGGCTCTGCTTACGCCGGATTGCGTTTATGGTCGGAGCTGAAACCGGATCTGGTCAAGTTTGATAAATACTTCATTCAATCCATCAATCGCGACAAACACAAGAAACAGCTGATTCAATCCCTTCAGGAAATTGCCAAATGTGTTGACTGCCGGACTATCGCCGAAGGGATAGAAACGCTGGAGGAATATTATGTGGTTCAGGCATTAGGCGTGACTTATGGCCAAGGGTACTACTTCAGTCGTCCCAGTCCAAGTCCACCGCATCAATTGCCGAGCAATATTGTTCTTAACCACGAGACCAATCAACAAAACCATTTTAAATGGCGCACGGAATCGGTTTCCGGATTGATTAAAACCGTTCCGACCACCTGCTCATCGACCACCCTGAACACGGTTGGTGATCTGTTTGAAAATATGCCGGAGCTGCTGGCACTGCCTGTAGTTGATGAAGGGCGTCCTGTGGGCATGTTGCATCGCCATGAGGTAATGAATATCCTTGCCAGCCGCTATGGACGCGACCTGCGCGGTAACAATCCGATCCGAGAATTTATGAACATCTCGCCTCTGTGCATCGAAAAAGATGTTCCCATTGAAAAACTCAGTGAGATCATCACCAAAGATGACAGTAAATATCAGGGCAACTATTTTATCATCACCGACAACAATTCCTACCTCGGTGTCGGCATGGTCACGGATCTGCTGAAACGGATTACCGAGTTGCAGATTCGCAATGCCCGTTACGCCAACCCGTTGACTTTACTGCCGGGTAATGTGCCGATCAACGAACATGTTGAACATCTTCTGGAGAATTATCTCCCATTTACTGCCTGCTATTTTGATCTGGACAATTTCAAGCCCTTTAACGACCTGTATGGCTACAGTCGTGGCGATATGGTCATCCGTCTGCTCGGCACCATCTTACAAAGCGCTTGTAATCCGCAGTGTGACTTTATCGGTCACATTGGCGGCGATGATTTCATGATTATTTTCCGCAGTTCGGACTGGAAGCAACGCTGCAAGATGATTCTCGCCCGCTTCGAAGAGGAAGTGATCGACCTTTTTGACGAAGAGCATCGCCAACAGGGCGGCATCACATCCACGGATCGCACCGGTCAGACAACATTCTATGCCATCACCTCGGTTTCAATCGGGGCCACCACGTTTAGCGGCGACACCGACCACTGCTGCAGCCAGCATGAAATTGCCCTGCTGGCCTCAGAAGCAAAGAAAATTGCCAAAAAAACACCTGGAAATTCGCTATTTATCAATCGCCGCCGCTGCTCCTGCGGCTCCTGA
- a CDS encoding heavy metal translocating P-type ATPase, protein MTSTEIQLAVSGMSCANCAQTIEKGLNAMDAVTNAQVNFASEIVTIAYDHNQLSVDDLIGKIESLGFHASADLEPADHAETLSEKTPFIVGVAFTLPLFLLSMARDFGVLGIWSHAVWINWLFLFLATPVQFYTGAGFYTGAWRSLQNRSANMDVLVAMGSTIAYLYSLVVLLFPATGDHVYFETSAVIITLIKLGKLLEARTKGKTGAAIRKLMDLRPKKAVRLTDGKEDEVEIKAVVKGDRLRIYPGQTIPVDGRVVAGQSAVDESMLSGEALPVDKQADDPVTAGTINQHGMLEMVAQKVGKDTVLSQIIQLVQEAQGSKAPIQALADRVAAIFVPSVLLIALTVFILWWSIGGEFVPAMVRLIAVLIIACPCALGLATPTALMAGIGKASEQGILFKNGTAIETTATIRQMIFDKTGTITAGKPALTDVISLTRQSSEEILRVAASLEQGSEHPLGQALIQKAKQQHLDLLRVDDFAARSGWGVEGTLDNTHYQLGKPDWFKERLNDAIRQQLAPLQQEGKTAMILADDTEILGFFALSDPIKPDSAAAIARLKQQGLSVTMLTGDHHDTAQAIAGQSGIDDIVAEVLPADKASVVKQKQRRAPVAMVGDGINDAPALARADIGMAMGSGTDIAMESADVILVSGSLSRAPIAIEISRQTMTTIRQNLFWAFIYNVALIPTAAGVFMLFPGVPDILRHFHPMLAAVAMSLSSVTVVSNSLRLYHKRLKIS, encoded by the coding sequence ATGACCTCTACAGAAATACAATTGGCCGTTTCCGGCATGTCCTGCGCCAATTGCGCCCAAACCATTGAAAAAGGGCTCAACGCCATGGATGCGGTCACAAACGCCCAGGTCAATTTCGCCAGCGAAATTGTCACGATTGCGTATGATCATAACCAACTCAGCGTCGATGATCTGATCGGCAAGATTGAATCTTTGGGCTTTCATGCCAGTGCCGATCTGGAACCGGCCGATCACGCGGAAACCTTGAGTGAAAAGACCCCGTTTATTGTCGGAGTTGCCTTCACCCTGCCCCTTTTTTTACTCAGCATGGCACGCGATTTCGGCGTTCTCGGTATCTGGAGTCATGCCGTATGGATCAACTGGCTGTTTCTGTTTCTTGCCACACCCGTGCAATTTTACACTGGAGCCGGATTTTATACCGGGGCCTGGCGCAGCCTGCAAAACCGCAGCGCCAACATGGACGTGCTGGTGGCCATGGGCTCAACCATCGCCTACCTCTACTCGCTGGTCGTGTTGCTGTTTCCGGCGACCGGAGATCACGTTTACTTTGAGACCTCCGCCGTGATTATCACCCTGATCAAACTCGGCAAACTGCTTGAAGCACGCACCAAAGGCAAAACCGGTGCCGCCATCCGCAAGTTGATGGATCTGCGGCCGAAAAAAGCCGTGCGCCTTACCGATGGCAAGGAGGACGAGGTTGAAATCAAGGCCGTTGTCAAAGGGGATCGGCTGCGTATCTATCCGGGGCAAACCATTCCCGTTGATGGCCGTGTGGTTGCCGGACAAAGTGCCGTGGATGAATCCATGCTCAGTGGCGAAGCGTTGCCGGTCGATAAACAAGCGGATGACCCGGTCACCGCCGGCACCATCAACCAGCACGGCATGTTGGAGATGGTGGCGCAAAAAGTCGGTAAGGACACGGTATTATCACAAATCATCCAGCTGGTTCAGGAAGCCCAGGGCAGCAAGGCACCGATTCAGGCTCTGGCGGATCGCGTTGCCGCCATTTTCGTACCGAGTGTCCTACTCATCGCTCTCACCGTCTTCATCCTGTGGTGGTCCATCGGCGGAGAATTCGTCCCGGCCATGGTCCGCCTGATCGCCGTATTGATCATCGCCTGTCCCTGTGCTTTGGGCTTGGCGACACCGACGGCGCTGATGGCCGGCATCGGTAAAGCGAGCGAACAGGGCATTCTGTTTAAAAACGGGACCGCTATTGAAACCACGGCAACAATTCGCCAGATGATCTTTGATAAAACCGGCACCATTACTGCGGGCAAACCGGCCTTAACCGACGTTATTTCCCTCACCCGGCAGAGTTCGGAGGAGATTCTCAGAGTGGCGGCAAGTCTTGAACAAGGCTCTGAGCATCCTTTGGGCCAGGCGTTAATTCAAAAAGCCAAACAGCAGCATCTTGACTTGCTCCGCGTTGACGACTTTGCCGCCCGCTCCGGCTGGGGCGTTGAAGGCACGCTCGATAACACTCACTATCAGCTCGGCAAACCGGACTGGTTTAAAGAGCGGCTCAATGATGCCATTCGTCAGCAACTCGCGCCCTTGCAGCAAGAAGGAAAAACCGCGATGATTCTGGCTGATGATACGGAAATCCTCGGATTTTTCGCCCTGTCTGACCCGATCAAGCCGGACTCGGCCGCAGCCATTGCCCGTCTGAAACAACAGGGCCTTTCCGTCACCATGTTGACCGGCGATCATCACGATACTGCCCAGGCTATTGCCGGGCAAAGCGGCATTGACGACATTGTCGCGGAAGTTCTGCCGGCCGACAAGGCTTCAGTGGTCAAGCAGAAACAACGCCGGGCTCCAGTGGCCATGGTCGGCGACGGCATCAATGATGCGCCGGCACTGGCGCGAGCGGATATCGGCATGGCTATGGGCAGCGGCACCGACATTGCCATGGAGAGTGCCGACGTCATCCTGGTATCCGGCAGCCTGTCGCGTGCCCCGATCGCCATTGAAATCAGCCGCCAGACCATGACGACCATCCGCCAGAATCTGTTCTGGGCGTTTATCTACAATGTCGCCTTGATCCCGACGGCAGCCGGTGTGTTTATGCTGTTTCCCGGGGTTCCGGACATACTGCGTCATTTTCATCCCATGCTGGCGGCAGTGGCCATGTCATTAAGCAGCGTGACCGTGGTTTCCAACAGCCTGCGCCTCTATCATAAACGTCTAAAAATCTCCTAA
- the recQ gene encoding DNA helicase RecQ, producing MSPQQTLQNIFGYREFREPQQQIIETLINGQDCFVLMPTGGGKSLCYQIPALHRQGVAIVVSPLISLMKDQVDALNANGVKAACYNSSLTAQEARDVLSQLHRQQLDLLYVAPERLLSPDFLERLDEIDIALIAVDEAHCVSQWGHDFRPEYVQLGALRDHFPETPMIALTATADLQTRQDIIERLRLHQARQFISSFDRPNIRYTVVDKQKPIVQLEQFLDQHRGEAGIVYALSRKRVEEIAAKLVERGVVAAAYHAGLPDRQRHDVQEAFLRDDIQVVVATVAFGMGIDKSNVRFVVHYDLPKNIESYYQETGRAGRDGLPAEALLLFGYGDIAIARGLIEKGNNPDQVRIELHKLNAMVSYAEPLTCRRRALLGYFGQQRDHDCGNCDLCLNPPERYNATEDAQKVLSCVYRVGQRFGAKHVIDVLRGSSGQRVLDLGHDKLSTYGIGADQSSDVWGGLIRQLVHLGYLYQDVANYSVIKLTEASRAILTGRQELTLARPRLKAVTKKPVRKRAIDLDYNEDLFEILRQRRKEIADEQGVPPFVVFSDNSLVEMAYYLPLDDVEMMKINGVGKHKMAHYGQQFIDVIDAYCEGND from the coding sequence GTGTCTCCACAACAGACTCTGCAAAATATTTTTGGTTATCGTGAATTTCGCGAACCACAGCAACAGATCATCGAAACACTGATCAACGGTCAGGACTGCTTTGTTCTCATGCCTACCGGTGGCGGGAAATCGCTGTGTTATCAGATTCCCGCCTTGCATCGGCAGGGCGTGGCCATCGTCGTTTCGCCTTTGATTTCATTGATGAAAGATCAGGTCGACGCTCTTAATGCCAACGGCGTCAAAGCCGCCTGTTACAACTCCTCTTTGACCGCCCAGGAGGCACGCGACGTTCTGTCTCAATTGCATCGCCAGCAATTGGACCTGCTCTATGTGGCTCCGGAACGTTTACTCAGCCCTGATTTTCTCGAGCGCTTGGACGAGATCGATATCGCCCTGATTGCCGTCGATGAAGCCCATTGTGTTTCGCAGTGGGGCCATGACTTTCGCCCGGAATATGTCCAACTGGGCGCATTGCGCGATCACTTCCCCGAAACACCAATGATTGCTCTGACCGCCACCGCCGACCTGCAGACCCGTCAGGATATTATTGAGCGGTTACGTCTGCACCAGGCACGGCAATTTATCAGCAGCTTTGACCGGCCCAATATCCGCTACACCGTGGTGGACAAGCAGAAACCGATTGTACAACTCGAGCAGTTTCTCGATCAGCACCGTGGCGAAGCCGGCATCGTTTATGCCCTGAGTCGCAAGCGGGTGGAAGAGATCGCTGCCAAGCTGGTGGAGCGGGGCGTGGTTGCCGCCGCCTACCATGCCGGCTTGCCGGATCGTCAGCGCCATGATGTTCAAGAGGCTTTTCTGCGCGATGACATTCAGGTGGTCGTGGCCACTGTGGCTTTCGGCATGGGTATTGATAAGTCCAATGTGCGTTTTGTCGTCCATTACGATCTGCCGAAAAACATCGAAAGCTACTACCAGGAAACCGGCCGTGCCGGGCGGGACGGTTTGCCGGCCGAAGCCCTGTTGCTGTTTGGTTATGGCGACATTGCCATTGCCCGTGGACTGATCGAAAAGGGCAATAATCCCGATCAGGTGCGGATTGAACTGCACAAGCTCAATGCCATGGTCAGCTATGCCGAACCGTTAACCTGCCGACGTCGAGCCTTGCTCGGTTACTTCGGACAACAACGCGATCACGATTGCGGCAACTGCGATCTGTGTCTTAATCCCCCTGAACGCTACAATGCCACTGAAGATGCTCAGAAAGTGCTGTCGTGCGTCTATCGGGTCGGTCAGCGCTTTGGCGCCAAACATGTCATTGATGTGTTACGTGGCTCCAGCGGCCAACGTGTTCTTGATCTCGGCCACGATAAGTTGAGTACCTATGGTATTGGTGCGGACCAGTCCAGTGACGTTTGGGGCGGACTCATCCGTCAGCTTGTTCACTTGGGGTATCTTTATCAGGACGTGGCCAATTATTCCGTGATCAAGCTCACAGAAGCGTCACGGGCGATTCTTACCGGCCGGCAGGAATTAACCTTGGCCCGGCCACGCCTCAAGGCCGTGACCAAAAAGCCGGTGCGCAAACGGGCGATCGATTTGGATTACAACGAGGATCTGTTCGAAATTCTACGTCAGCGGCGTAAGGAGATCGCCGACGAACAGGGCGTCCCGCCGTTTGTCGTGTTCAGCGACAATAGCCTGGTTGAAATGGCCTATTATCTGCCGCTGGATGACGTGGAGATGATGAAAATTAACGGTGTCGGCAAGCACAAGATGGCCCATTATGGCCAGCAGTTTATCGATGTGATTGATGCCTATTGTGAGGGGAATGATTAA